cccccccccgcaaaggggCCTGTGGCGAAGGCTGGGGGCCTTGCGCTCCTGCAGCCCAGAATGCGTCGTCCTCCGGCCCCTGGGCTGAGGTTTAGCCACGGTCTGAAGGCTGCTGCTCTCCTCAAAGAAGACTGGCCCCGCCACCCCCACGTGGCAGCACACTCACTCAGCAATTGCAGCAAGGCCATAAGAAGCCTTTCACATCACATCATATCACACGCTTGTGCAAAGAAAACAGACATCAGTCGTAATGTCCAAGGAGCAccatccccgcccccccagtTCAAGCTCCGTTGAGGAAGAGAAAGGCTGTTCTTGTCATCCTACGGGTGCAGCGCAAGGAAGGAGTCCACGGTCTCCTTGGCTGTCCAGATCCTCAGTGCCACAGGggcccctccccccagctgcaGGGGCAAGGGTTCAGGAGCCTGGCCCTTGGCACTGGCTGTGTGAGCTGCCCTCCTCACCCAACACTGGTGGAGGCGGGATAGGCCATGGAGGCATCGTGGTTGGCTCCTCTGCCACAGGATTCTCTTGCCAGCTTCTCTGGAGCTTCAGTGGGCACTGAGTTCCATCAgcaatggggggcgggggggatatGTAGCACCATCTCTCTTGGGGAAAGTAATGCGACGGGAGAATGGACAGGCAGAGGACTCCAGGGCTCCATCCGGGCGGGCTTCAGGGCTCCATCACCTGCCCCATGAAAAGGATAACacctgcagagggagggaggaggggtaaggaaagaaggcaggcatCAGGAAAGAGGGATCTGAATAAATCTTCCCCTGTCCCATGCCCACAGCAGTGAAggaccaccccaccccaggccagaCTACAGGGCAAGGGAGGAAGAAACCAGAATGGCAAGCCTGGGGTGGGAGAGGGAAGGTAGAAGCACACGCGGGGAGGTGCTCACTTTCTGTTGGGGCAGAGCATTTTGAAGAAAACTCTGCAGGAGCACAGAAAAGTAGAGTccatgcccccaccccacccccgtctGCTCTCCCACCTCTGTAGGGCAGCCCCCAGGCTCTagaggaaggccttccagagcagTCACAAAGGGCCAGGTTTGGACTGCTCCTTACTCAGCTCCCCCCACTCCAGAAAGGGGGCGGGTAGGGTGGGAGGTGGCTGCTgccacacacaaccccccccccccactggtggtcTCCTGGGTCCTGTCAGaaatgccctcccctcccctcccctgtaaAGAGGTCCTCACTGGCTTTGCCAAAGGGTAGCTCAGATGTGCTGGGCAcacacctccccaccccctgctgttgAAGCTGTCCtagaggaaagtggggggggggggagcctgtttCCTACTAAGCCTTGCTTGCgcttttcagtgtgtgtgtgtgcgcgggggggagggggtatcTGAAGGGGCTGCAAGCAGGATTCTCGGGTTCTGAGCGCAGCCTCCGCAAACATCAGCAGAGAGATTCTTTGGCACAGAAAGGCTAGGAAGTACAGCTGTGAGAGAAAGTGTGCAGGGACTTACCGGTCGGGTTGTGCCGCACCACGAAGAGGAAGGGCCTGTCCATCACGACCTCCAGCGGGGCCATGCGGGCATAGACCACAGCAGCTGGAGAGGGGAGACCCCAGAGGGAGGCTTTAGTGGAAGTGCTGCAAAGACCTGCAACTCCCAAAGGATGCAGAGGCCTCCATTGCCCTCCCCGCCCCAtacttcctcctcttctctctctccaaaCTGAAAGGGcaggtcaggagactttgggggtcgcCCTGGAGGGGAATCCTGGCTGGAGCCAGAGAAGGACCACCCGAAATAGAAGGCTGAGaccctcccacctccctccctcccagctctggcACTCACCTGTGGCAGAGGCAGCCTCTGTCCCGCTCTCGTTCACCTCGATCTTCACCTTCTGCAGAGCCTGGGCCACAAAGAGTGACTCTTGGTCTGGGAAGGAGAAGGGCCTGTGAGTATGGAGGGGGCAAGGAGAGCTGGGCAGGAGGGAAGAGGCCCCTTCTTCAGCCGCAGCCCCAGGCAGCCGCCTGCTCCACAGCCCAAGGGGGGCGAGGGGATCCCCTGGGGTGATGCAGACTGGGCAGGGGAGGGCCACAAGCAGCCCCGGGAGACCCACCTGAGAGGCTGCTGAAGTCGGCTGCGTGGGCATCAAACATGGCCGTCATGCCCAGGGCCTGCAGAGGCGCCTGAAGGTTACACTCCGTTTCCAGGGTGAACCTGCAGGGAAGGCCGGGTCAGAGATGGCGCTGGAGTCGCCACAaagcaagacccccccccccccccgcagggcaGGGCCAAGTCACCTACTTGGGCAGGACCAGGAGGCGTGTGGCACACAGCAGGCTGCTCTTCCATTCGGCCACCAGCTGGGCACTGAGGGCAGCCGTCAAGGCCGACAGGGGGGTGTTCTCAAAAGGGGCAGCGATGAACATGCTGAGGGTCTCCCCCTGATAAGGCAGTTCCAGGACATCATACTCCACTTGCTCCGGGGTGGAGAATTCGCCTGGAAGGAGCGGAGAGATCAGAACTCGGCCTCTGCACGGGGGCCCTGACCCTAAGCCTCCAGGCGCAGGGCCTGGTGGGGAAAGGCGCTCTGCACATGGCCCCCGGCTCAGCATCAGCCCTGACCCACACGGGCAGTGGGGACCACCACTCACCATAGCAGAATTTGCCCGTCTGCTCCATCATGGGCACGGAGACAGAGCTGCCGTCCAGCTTGTGGAAGAGGCGCTGCCGGGTGGCTGCCTCGGGGAAGGGAGTCCTCCAGCGGCCCTTGAAGTGGATGGCGTTGACCAGCACCAGCCGGGTCATCTCGTCCAGGGCCCCCTCCTGCAAGAAGTCCCGGATCATGCCTGGAATGGGAAAGGCGGCTGTGGCAGAGGCCTGCTGGCTGGGTGAGTGGCCCCAGGGGGCGCCTCAGTGACACACAAGCCCCTTCCCAGAAAACCCAGAagtcctgctccccccccccctgcactggcCTTGGAGCCAAGACGGCCTGACCCCACCCTGccaccaatgggggggggggctctgctcCTGGGCTCCCTCTTGGGGCAGAAGAGCAGCCTGGGGGGCTGGGACAGCGCCTCCTGCCAGGAAGACTTACTGGGGATGCCCGAGGCCGCTCCTGCCTTGcgagggggttggtctagatggtCTCGGTGGGCCCGTCCATGCAGACGGCCCCGGGTCAGCCCTGGCCCCggcctctccccgcaacagaggGTCAGGCGAAGTGGAAGAGGGCGCCGCCGTGGAGGGACAGCTTCCCCGGGCTCATCCCCCCTCCTCCGGAAGCGCAACCCCTTCCCTCCCGCCACCTGGCCTGCCCATCCCGGCGGCTCTGCCCTCCCTCGGGGCCCACCTTCCGTGTGCTGCTCCACCCAGCCGTTGATGATGCGCCGGGCCCGCGGGCTCTCCGCGAAGTCCACCTGCTTGACCATCTGGCGGAAGGTCTGGTAGAAGCGGGGCATGAAACCGGGCACCAGCGGCAGGTCCCGCTGCACAAAGAGGGCCGCGGCGGTCTCCACCACGTCTCCATTGGCCCGG
The sequence above is a segment of the Heteronotia binoei isolate CCM8104 ecotype False Entrance Well chromosome 15, APGP_CSIRO_Hbin_v1, whole genome shotgun sequence genome. Coding sequences within it:
- the SERPINE1 gene encoding plasminogen activator inhibitor 1, yielding MLQAAAAGETRGQLERAMGFGLSERGVPRGLRWLQKALTDRANGDVVETAAALFVQRDLPLVPGFMPRFYQTFRQMVKQVDFAESPRARRIINGWVEQHTEGMIRDFLQEGALDEMTRLVLVNAIHFKGRWRTPFPEAATRQRLFHKLDGSSVSVPMMEQTGKFCYGEFSTPEQVEYDVLELPYQGETLSMFIAAPFENTPLSALTAALSAQLVAEWKSSLLCATRLLVLPKFTLETECNLQAPLQALGMTAMFDAHAADFSSLSDQESLFVAQALQKVKIEVNESGTEAASATAAVVYARMAPLEVVMDRPFLFVVRHNPTGVILFMGQVMEP